A window of the Vigna angularis cultivar LongXiaoDou No.4 chromosome 3, ASM1680809v1, whole genome shotgun sequence genome harbors these coding sequences:
- the LOC108326069 gene encoding putative 1-phosphatidylinositol-3-phosphate 5-kinase FAB1D isoform X2, translated as MCIMCHYCGAGLSESNFDNKKEGNESSLKFNAKVSIRPCKSCGEKLERANSKWRSNSPFVTPYVSPTTSLQSTDSCVSTCSDFSVDVNSCDSQEESTVEGGVEDLGYQVNGSQKVMENYSEESNNNNEGYTVRDVEIAQGHNLQEEKAYHSEDPIESSVEETEYSLPDDLEVQTWEPPEPENPQDDMDNSVTCNDDDEDHGMGIANLGEPISINSSEDELSGTYRFKEEKLRAMEEMMNGKFKALVGQLLKSVGVSPSDEGDKCWVDIVTSLSWDAASFLKPDAVGGSTMNPDGYVKVKCIAAGSRGQSQLIRGLVFKKHAAHKHMPTKYKNPRLLLISGALGHSIDGLSSFDSMDQEKDDLKSKMDRIEMCHPNVILVEKTVSRDIQESILAKGMTLVLDMKLHRLERVARCTGSPILSCDNLNGQKLRHCEFIYFEKFVEEHDGVGEGGKKPIKTLMFIEGCPTRLGCTILLKGTHSDELKRIKCVLRCAVVMAYHLILETSFLVDQKAMFSTVPSSSVTDILPTNKDSCDSASTNSSIPSLEYSGENGIVSTDIVICNGLQEKNTNGNNLVEEFSPFSCEPYNPAVFSGFSAISSSLKKVMGDSFPFASSAPYQSLSAYFGFNGRKPDGQVDESISVLNSPEADGITMMEGKNHSNEVKSLNDGQSLTSPVYIDSSGNISKDGHNDRKELQSKDDINSVLDSQSILVLMSSRNALRGTVCKQSHFSHIMFYDNFDIPLGKFLQDNLLNQTRLCDACQELPDAHFYYYAHHNKQLTIQVKRLPLEKRLPGEAEGKIWMWSRCRKCSSGSTKRVLISTTARSLSFGKFLELGLSRYSSSRKLSCGHSLDRDFLYFFGLGHMVAMFRYSSVTTYTVSMPPQKLEFNGAMRQEWLLKETKNVYMKGISLFREVANCLKTIQFDGLGGSIRDFSEVEKMLKQEQEEFEENVKTAIAKKGDPDQASFKLLTLNRLMWDLLIQSYVWAQRLYPLRSLDSLRLESDVSEKVSQDGDIEITFDTPVQVDELPIKEIPIGGPLLDCNEQDDPSNTQDVKVPVVDDLISRRSSDQKLKLSLDVSTQLPDHLEVRKNSPVSTDIPANNPVADLKLLSKSASNSPVSNLLDSNDWFWKPFTDIRQIGIREFQKRLLQKFESVSSSVAEYIPTANQLITDEGTRLHIPLKTDNHVVSDFEGEPSSIIACALALLKDTYEVSEIDDEDDRNETGITSNSSESLHSLTNGTLTSLQSFSRSSSDSESVHSAASSSEESRASRATENHSIEIAMGGAKSLGREKYSVICHYFKQFRELRNWCCPSELDFIASLSRCRNWDAKGGKSKSYFAKTLDDRFIIKEIKKTELDSFLGFSSLYFKHMRESFESGSQTCLAKVLGIYQVTKRHVKSGKEVKYDLMVMENLTYNRNITRQYDLKGALFARYNSAADGDGDVLLDQNFVNDMNSSPLYVSHKAKRVLQRAVWNDTSFLNSINVMDYSLLVGVDSQKRELVCGIIDYLRQYTWDKHLETWMKSSLVVPRNVLPTVISPKEYKKRFRKFMSTYFFSIPDHWCSQKSSNPCKLCCSGEEDDDHPSPEKP; from the exons TCAAGAAGAAAGTACAGTTGAAGGTGGTGTAGAAGATCTCGGTTATCAAGTGAATGGTTCACAAAAAGTAATGGAAAACTATTCCGAAGAAAGCAATAACAACAATGAGGGTTACACAGTGAGAGATGTGGAAATTGCACAAGGGCATAACCTTCAAGAAGAAAAAGCTTATCATTCTGAAGACCCTATTGAATCCTCTGTCGAGGAAACTGAATATTCTCTTCCAGATGATCTGGAAGTCCAAACTTGGGAACCTCCTGAGCCGGAGAACCCACAGGATGACATGGACAATAGTGTGACCTGTAATGACGATGATGAAGACCACGGCATGGGGATTGCAAACTTGGGTGAGCCAATTTCTATCAATAGTTCTGAGGATGAATTAAGTGGGACCTATAGGTTCAAAGAGGAAAAACTAAGAGCAATGGAAGAAATGATGAATGGCAAATTCAAGGCACTTGTTGGTCAGCTTCTTAAATCTGTAGGAGTTTCCCCTTCGGACGAAGGTGATAAGTGTTGGGTGGACATAGTTACATCTTTATCATGGGATGCCGCTTCTTTTTTGAAGCCTGATGCAGTAGGAGGTAGTACAATGAATCCTGATGGATATGTTAAAGTCAAGTGCATTGCTGCTGGTTCTCGTGGCCAAAG TCAACTAATCAGAGGTTTGGTCTTCAAAAAACATGCTGCTCACAAGCATATGCCAACTAAGTATAAAAATCCTAGATTATTACTGATTAGCGGCGCACTTGGTCATTCTATTGATGGCCTGTCCTCATTTGACTCCATGGACCAG GAGAAGGATGATCTGAAATCTAAAATGGATCGTATTGAAATGTGCCATCCAAATGTTATATTAGTGGAGAAAACTGTCTCTCGTGATATACAAGAGTCAATTTTGGCAAAGGGAATGACACTTGTGCTTGATATGAAGCTTCACCGTCTGGAAAGAGTTGCACGTTGTACTGGTTCACCAATTTTATCATGTGATAATTTGAATGGTCAAAAGCTAAGACACTgtgagtttatttattttgagaagTTTGTGGAGGAACATGATGGGGTTGGTGAAGGAGGAAAGAAGCCCATCAAGACTTTGATGTTCATTGAGGGCTGTCCTACACGATTGGGCTGCACG ATTTTACTGAAAGGAACTCACAGTGATGAACTGAAGAGGATTAAATGTGTCTTGCGCTGTGCAGTTGTCATGGCATATCACCTAATTCTTGAAACTTCATTTCTTGTTGATCAGAAAGCTATGTTTTCTACCGTTCCATCTTCGAGTGTCACAGATATCTTGCCAACCAATAAAGATTCCTGTGATTCAGCATCGACTAATTCAAGTATTCCATCTCTTGAGTATTCTGGTGAAAATGGAATAGTTAGTACTGATATTGTTATATGCAATGGActtcaagaaaaaaatacaaatggaAACAACTTAGTAGAGGAGTTTTCTCCATTCTCTTGTGAACCATATAATCCTGCTGTCTTTTCTGGGTTCTCAGCTATTTCATCTTCTCTTAAGAAAGTTATGGGGGATAGTTTTCCCTTTGCTTCTTCTGCTCCTTATCAATCTTTATCAGCATACTTTGGCTTCAATGGAAGGAAGCCTGATGGTCAGGTTGATGAGTCAATTTCTGTTTTAAACTCTCCAGAGGCTGATGGAATTACCATGATGGAAGGAAAAAATCATTCTAATGAAGTGAAGTCACTTAATGATGGGCAATCCCTGACTTCCCCCGTGTACATAGATTCCAGTGGCAATATAAGTAAAGATGGCCATAATGATAGAAAAGAACTCCAAAGTAAAGATGATATCAATTCAGTATTGGATTCTCAGAGTATTTTGGTCTTGATGTCTAGCCGGAATGCCTTAAGAGGCACTGTATGCAAGCAAAGTCATTTTTCCCATATTATGTTCTACGACAATTTTGATATTCCACTTGGAAAGTTTCTTCAGGACAACTTGCTCAATCAG ACAAGACTTTGTGATGCCTGTCAAGAATTGCCAGATGCTCACTTTTATTATTATGCTCATCACAATAAACAGCTCACAATACAAGTTAAACGGTTGCCCCTGGAAAAACGTTTGCCTGGGGAGGCAGAAGGGAAAATTTGGATGTGGAGCCGTTGTCGAAAATGCAGTTCTGGTTCTACAAAGAGAGTGTTGATATCTACCACTGCCCGTAGTCTATCATTTGGAAAATTTTTGGAACTTGGCCTTTCTCGCTATTCTTCTAGCAGAAAATTGAGTTGTGGCCATTCTCTTGATAGGgattttctctatttctttgg ATTAGGTCACATGGTTGCTATGTTCAGATATTCTTCTGTCACCACATACACTGTGTCTATGCCTCCTCAGAAACTGGAGTTCAATGGTGCAATGAGACAAGAGTGGCTTTTGAAAGAGACTAAGAAT gTGTATATGAAAGGCATATCATTATTCAGAGAAGTTGCAAACTGTTTGAAGACAATACAATTTGATGGCCTTGGAGGATCAATTAGAGATTTCTCTGAGGTTGAGAAGATGTTAAAGCAAGAGCAAGAAGAGTTTGAG GAAAATGTCAAGACTGCCATTGCTAAAAAAGGGGATCCAGACCAGGCTTCCTTCAAACTTCTCACTTTGAACCGGTTAATGTGGGATCTTTTGATTCAATCCTATGTGTGGGCTCAACGGTTGTACCCATTACGCTCACTTGATAGCTTAAGACTTGAATCTGATGTCTCTGAGAAAGTTAGTCAAGATGGGGATATAGAAATTACGTTTGACACACCTGTTCAAGTAGATGAACTACCAATAAAGGAAATTCCAATTGGAGGACCTCTTCTGGACTGTAATGAACAAGATGATCCATCTAACACACAGGATGTGAAAGTACCTGTTGTTGATGATTTGATATCAAGGAGATCTTCTGACCAAAAGTTGAAATTGAGTCTGGATGTTTCCACTCAGTTACCAGATCATCTTGAAGTACGCAAGAATTCTCCAGTTTCTACAGATATTCCAGCTAATAATCCAGTTGCAGATTTGAAGCTATTAAGTAAAAGTGCTTCCAATTCACCAGTTTCCAACTTGCTGGATTCAAATGATTGGTTCTGGAAACCATTTACCGACATTCGGCAGATAGGCATAAGGGAATTCCAGAAAAGATTATTGCAAAAATTTGAATCTGTAAGCAGCTCCGTTGCTGAATATATACCCACGGCCAATCAATTAATCACCGATGAAGGTACACGGTTGCATATCCCTCTCAAGACTGACAATCATGTTGTGTCTGACTTCGAGGGTGAACCCTCAAGTATTATTGCTTGTGCACTGGCCTTATTGAAAGATACATATGAGGTATCAGAAATTGATGATGAGGACGATAGAAATGAAACTGGTATAACTTCAAATTCATCAGAAAGTTTGCATAGCTTGACTAATGGTACCTTAACTTCTTTACAATCATTTTCAAGGAGTTCTTCAGATTCTGAGTCTGTACATTCTGCAGCAAGCAGTTCAGAAGAGTCACGGGCCTCTCGTGCTACAGAAAACCATAGCATAGAGATTGCTATGGGTGGTGCAAAATCACTTGGCAGGGAAAAATATTCAGTGATATGTCATTATTTCAAGCAGTTTCGTGAACTTAGAAACTGGTGTTGCCCATCCGAGCTTGATTTTATTGCTTCATTAAGCCGCTGTAGGAATTGGGATGCCAAAGGTGGAAAAAGCAAGTCCTATTTTGCAAAAACACTTGATGACAGATTCATCATAAAGGAAATAAAGAAGACAGAACTTGATTCATTTTTGGGGTTTTCTTCTTTGTATTTCAAACACATGAGAGAGTCATTTGAGTCTGGAAGTCAAACTTGTCTTGCAAAAGTCTTGGGGATCTATCAG GTTACTAAAAGACATGTCAAAAGTGGAAAAGAGGTTAAATATGACCTCATGGTGATGGAAAATCTTACCTACAATCGAAATATTACTCGCCAGTATGATCTTAAAGGTGCTCTTTTTGCCCGGTACAATTCTGCTgctgatggtgatggagatgttCTTTTGGATCAGAACTTTGTGAATGACATGAACTCTTCCCCATTATATGTCAGTCATAAAGCAAAGCGTGTTCTTCAACGCGCTGTTTGGAATGACACATCTTTTCTGAAT TCAATCAATGTGATGGATTACTCCTTGCTTGTTGGAGTAGATTCTCAGAAGCGCGAGCTAGTCTGCGGGATCATTGATTATCTCAGGCAATATACATGGGACAAGCATCTTGAGACATGGATGAAGTCATCACTTGTTGTGCCAAGAAATGTGTTGCCAACTGTAATCTCTCCTAAAGAATACAAAAAGAGGTTCAGAAAGTTTATGTctacatatttttttagtattccAGATCACTGGTGTTCTCAGAAATCTTCCAATCCTTGCAaactttgttgctcaggggaagaagatgatgatcatCCTTCCCCAGAAAAGCCCTAG
- the LOC108326069 gene encoding putative 1-phosphatidylinositol-3-phosphate 5-kinase FAB1D isoform X4, giving the protein MCIMCHYCGAGLSESNFDNKKEGNESSLKFNAKVSIRPCKSCGEKLERANSKWRSNSPFVTPYVSPTTSLQSDFSVDVNSCDSQEESTVEGGVEDLGYQVNGSQKVMENYSEESNNNNEGYTVRDVEIAQGHNLQEEKAYHSEDPIESSVEETEYSLPDDLEVQTWEPPEPENPQDDMDNSVTCNDDDEDHGMGIANLGEPISINSSEDELSGTYRFKEEKLRAMEEMMNGKFKALVGQLLKSVGVSPSDEGDKCWVDIVTSLSWDAASFLKPDAVGGSTMNPDGYVKVKCIAAGSRGQSQLIRGLVFKKHAAHKHMPTKYKNPRLLLISGALGHSIDGLSSFDSMDQEKDDLKSKMDRIEMCHPNVILVEKTVSRDIQESILAKGMTLVLDMKLHRLERVARCTGSPILSCDNLNGQKLRHCEFIYFEKFVEEHDGVGEGGKKPIKTLMFIEGCPTRLGCTILLKGTHSDELKRIKCVLRCAVVMAYHLILETSFLVDQKAMFSTVPSSSVTDILPTNKDSCDSASTNSSIPSLEYSGENGIVSTDIVICNGLQEKNTNGNNLVEEFSPFSCEPYNPAVFSGFSAISSSLKKVMGDSFPFASSAPYQSLSAYFGFNGRKPDGQVDESISVLNSPEADGITMMEGKNHSNEVKSLNDGQSLTSPVYIDSSGNISKDGHNDRKELQSKDDINSVLDSQSILVLMSSRNALRGTVCKQSHFSHIMFYDNFDIPLGKFLQDNLLNQTRLCDACQELPDAHFYYYAHHNKQLTIQVKRLPLEKRLPGEAEGKIWMWSRCRKCSSGSTKRVLISTTARSLSFGKFLELGLSRYSSSRKLSCGHSLDRDFLYFFGLGHMVAMFRYSSVTTYTVSMPPQKLEFNGAMRQEWLLKETKNVYMKGISLFREVANCLKTIQFDGLGGSIRDFSEVEKMLKQEQEEFEENVKTAIAKKGDPDQASFKLLTLNRLMWDLLIQSYVWAQRLYPLRSLDSLRLESDVSEKVSQDGDIEITFDTPVQVDELPIKEIPIGGPLLDCNEQDDPSNTQDVKVPVVDDLISRRSSDQKLKLSLDVSTQLPDHLEVRKNSPVSTDIPANNPVADLKLLSKSASNSPVSNLLDSNDWFWKPFTDIRQIGIREFQKRLLQKFESVSSSVAEYIPTANQLITDEGTRLHIPLKTDNHVVSDFEGEPSSIIACALALLKDTYEVSEIDDEDDRNETGITSNSSESLHSLTNGTLTSLQSFSRSSSDSESVHSAASSSEESRASRATENHSIEIAMGGAKSLGREKYSVICHYFKQFRELRNWCCPSELDFIASLSRCRNWDAKGGKSKSYFAKTLDDRFIIKEIKKTELDSFLGFSSLYFKHMRESFESGSQTCLAKVLGIYQVTKRHVKSGKEVKYDLMVMENLTYNRNITRQYDLKGALFARYNSAADGDGDVLLDQNFVNDMNSSPLYVSHKAKRVLQRAVWNDTSFLNSINVMDYSLLVGVDSQKRELVCGIIDYLRQYTWDKHLETWMKSSLVVPRNVLPTVISPKEYKKRFRKFMSTYFFSIPDHWCSQKSSNPCKLCCSGEEDDDHPSPEKP; this is encoded by the exons TCAAGAAGAAAGTACAGTTGAAGGTGGTGTAGAAGATCTCGGTTATCAAGTGAATGGTTCACAAAAAGTAATGGAAAACTATTCCGAAGAAAGCAATAACAACAATGAGGGTTACACAGTGAGAGATGTGGAAATTGCACAAGGGCATAACCTTCAAGAAGAAAAAGCTTATCATTCTGAAGACCCTATTGAATCCTCTGTCGAGGAAACTGAATATTCTCTTCCAGATGATCTGGAAGTCCAAACTTGGGAACCTCCTGAGCCGGAGAACCCACAGGATGACATGGACAATAGTGTGACCTGTAATGACGATGATGAAGACCACGGCATGGGGATTGCAAACTTGGGTGAGCCAATTTCTATCAATAGTTCTGAGGATGAATTAAGTGGGACCTATAGGTTCAAAGAGGAAAAACTAAGAGCAATGGAAGAAATGATGAATGGCAAATTCAAGGCACTTGTTGGTCAGCTTCTTAAATCTGTAGGAGTTTCCCCTTCGGACGAAGGTGATAAGTGTTGGGTGGACATAGTTACATCTTTATCATGGGATGCCGCTTCTTTTTTGAAGCCTGATGCAGTAGGAGGTAGTACAATGAATCCTGATGGATATGTTAAAGTCAAGTGCATTGCTGCTGGTTCTCGTGGCCAAAG TCAACTAATCAGAGGTTTGGTCTTCAAAAAACATGCTGCTCACAAGCATATGCCAACTAAGTATAAAAATCCTAGATTATTACTGATTAGCGGCGCACTTGGTCATTCTATTGATGGCCTGTCCTCATTTGACTCCATGGACCAG GAGAAGGATGATCTGAAATCTAAAATGGATCGTATTGAAATGTGCCATCCAAATGTTATATTAGTGGAGAAAACTGTCTCTCGTGATATACAAGAGTCAATTTTGGCAAAGGGAATGACACTTGTGCTTGATATGAAGCTTCACCGTCTGGAAAGAGTTGCACGTTGTACTGGTTCACCAATTTTATCATGTGATAATTTGAATGGTCAAAAGCTAAGACACTgtgagtttatttattttgagaagTTTGTGGAGGAACATGATGGGGTTGGTGAAGGAGGAAAGAAGCCCATCAAGACTTTGATGTTCATTGAGGGCTGTCCTACACGATTGGGCTGCACG ATTTTACTGAAAGGAACTCACAGTGATGAACTGAAGAGGATTAAATGTGTCTTGCGCTGTGCAGTTGTCATGGCATATCACCTAATTCTTGAAACTTCATTTCTTGTTGATCAGAAAGCTATGTTTTCTACCGTTCCATCTTCGAGTGTCACAGATATCTTGCCAACCAATAAAGATTCCTGTGATTCAGCATCGACTAATTCAAGTATTCCATCTCTTGAGTATTCTGGTGAAAATGGAATAGTTAGTACTGATATTGTTATATGCAATGGActtcaagaaaaaaatacaaatggaAACAACTTAGTAGAGGAGTTTTCTCCATTCTCTTGTGAACCATATAATCCTGCTGTCTTTTCTGGGTTCTCAGCTATTTCATCTTCTCTTAAGAAAGTTATGGGGGATAGTTTTCCCTTTGCTTCTTCTGCTCCTTATCAATCTTTATCAGCATACTTTGGCTTCAATGGAAGGAAGCCTGATGGTCAGGTTGATGAGTCAATTTCTGTTTTAAACTCTCCAGAGGCTGATGGAATTACCATGATGGAAGGAAAAAATCATTCTAATGAAGTGAAGTCACTTAATGATGGGCAATCCCTGACTTCCCCCGTGTACATAGATTCCAGTGGCAATATAAGTAAAGATGGCCATAATGATAGAAAAGAACTCCAAAGTAAAGATGATATCAATTCAGTATTGGATTCTCAGAGTATTTTGGTCTTGATGTCTAGCCGGAATGCCTTAAGAGGCACTGTATGCAAGCAAAGTCATTTTTCCCATATTATGTTCTACGACAATTTTGATATTCCACTTGGAAAGTTTCTTCAGGACAACTTGCTCAATCAG ACAAGACTTTGTGATGCCTGTCAAGAATTGCCAGATGCTCACTTTTATTATTATGCTCATCACAATAAACAGCTCACAATACAAGTTAAACGGTTGCCCCTGGAAAAACGTTTGCCTGGGGAGGCAGAAGGGAAAATTTGGATGTGGAGCCGTTGTCGAAAATGCAGTTCTGGTTCTACAAAGAGAGTGTTGATATCTACCACTGCCCGTAGTCTATCATTTGGAAAATTTTTGGAACTTGGCCTTTCTCGCTATTCTTCTAGCAGAAAATTGAGTTGTGGCCATTCTCTTGATAGGgattttctctatttctttgg ATTAGGTCACATGGTTGCTATGTTCAGATATTCTTCTGTCACCACATACACTGTGTCTATGCCTCCTCAGAAACTGGAGTTCAATGGTGCAATGAGACAAGAGTGGCTTTTGAAAGAGACTAAGAAT gTGTATATGAAAGGCATATCATTATTCAGAGAAGTTGCAAACTGTTTGAAGACAATACAATTTGATGGCCTTGGAGGATCAATTAGAGATTTCTCTGAGGTTGAGAAGATGTTAAAGCAAGAGCAAGAAGAGTTTGAG GAAAATGTCAAGACTGCCATTGCTAAAAAAGGGGATCCAGACCAGGCTTCCTTCAAACTTCTCACTTTGAACCGGTTAATGTGGGATCTTTTGATTCAATCCTATGTGTGGGCTCAACGGTTGTACCCATTACGCTCACTTGATAGCTTAAGACTTGAATCTGATGTCTCTGAGAAAGTTAGTCAAGATGGGGATATAGAAATTACGTTTGACACACCTGTTCAAGTAGATGAACTACCAATAAAGGAAATTCCAATTGGAGGACCTCTTCTGGACTGTAATGAACAAGATGATCCATCTAACACACAGGATGTGAAAGTACCTGTTGTTGATGATTTGATATCAAGGAGATCTTCTGACCAAAAGTTGAAATTGAGTCTGGATGTTTCCACTCAGTTACCAGATCATCTTGAAGTACGCAAGAATTCTCCAGTTTCTACAGATATTCCAGCTAATAATCCAGTTGCAGATTTGAAGCTATTAAGTAAAAGTGCTTCCAATTCACCAGTTTCCAACTTGCTGGATTCAAATGATTGGTTCTGGAAACCATTTACCGACATTCGGCAGATAGGCATAAGGGAATTCCAGAAAAGATTATTGCAAAAATTTGAATCTGTAAGCAGCTCCGTTGCTGAATATATACCCACGGCCAATCAATTAATCACCGATGAAGGTACACGGTTGCATATCCCTCTCAAGACTGACAATCATGTTGTGTCTGACTTCGAGGGTGAACCCTCAAGTATTATTGCTTGTGCACTGGCCTTATTGAAAGATACATATGAGGTATCAGAAATTGATGATGAGGACGATAGAAATGAAACTGGTATAACTTCAAATTCATCAGAAAGTTTGCATAGCTTGACTAATGGTACCTTAACTTCTTTACAATCATTTTCAAGGAGTTCTTCAGATTCTGAGTCTGTACATTCTGCAGCAAGCAGTTCAGAAGAGTCACGGGCCTCTCGTGCTACAGAAAACCATAGCATAGAGATTGCTATGGGTGGTGCAAAATCACTTGGCAGGGAAAAATATTCAGTGATATGTCATTATTTCAAGCAGTTTCGTGAACTTAGAAACTGGTGTTGCCCATCCGAGCTTGATTTTATTGCTTCATTAAGCCGCTGTAGGAATTGGGATGCCAAAGGTGGAAAAAGCAAGTCCTATTTTGCAAAAACACTTGATGACAGATTCATCATAAAGGAAATAAAGAAGACAGAACTTGATTCATTTTTGGGGTTTTCTTCTTTGTATTTCAAACACATGAGAGAGTCATTTGAGTCTGGAAGTCAAACTTGTCTTGCAAAAGTCTTGGGGATCTATCAG GTTACTAAAAGACATGTCAAAAGTGGAAAAGAGGTTAAATATGACCTCATGGTGATGGAAAATCTTACCTACAATCGAAATATTACTCGCCAGTATGATCTTAAAGGTGCTCTTTTTGCCCGGTACAATTCTGCTgctgatggtgatggagatgttCTTTTGGATCAGAACTTTGTGAATGACATGAACTCTTCCCCATTATATGTCAGTCATAAAGCAAAGCGTGTTCTTCAACGCGCTGTTTGGAATGACACATCTTTTCTGAAT TCAATCAATGTGATGGATTACTCCTTGCTTGTTGGAGTAGATTCTCAGAAGCGCGAGCTAGTCTGCGGGATCATTGATTATCTCAGGCAATATACATGGGACAAGCATCTTGAGACATGGATGAAGTCATCACTTGTTGTGCCAAGAAATGTGTTGCCAACTGTAATCTCTCCTAAAGAATACAAAAAGAGGTTCAGAAAGTTTATGTctacatatttttttagtattccAGATCACTGGTGTTCTCAGAAATCTTCCAATCCTTGCAaactttgttgctcaggggaagaagatgatgatcatCCTTCCCCAGAAAAGCCCTAG